Proteins from a single region of Paenibacillus sp. BIHB 4019:
- a CDS encoding GGDEF domain-containing protein, translated as MLNVYWVLCILALTCQYTIFALQNTSPEDTFFTNRLFTYDILVQNIFLLVVMVSLEVIIRYANRFIEKALIIGAHLITMSFLFFLNAQLLTAPALLLLPMLITILFLRPYYLFVSLLVSMLYLFYIYFSYYYEDVFNTLDALFYAGILVATALLGFAIIQRARGLLVTLNRTLKSEQELLIKNIVMDRMSKIDPLTDLYNHKTFHEYAEKLIEYQEANPFNFQLAIIDIDNFKHVNDTYGHWVGDITLKQMAATLLKHLKTDDFAARYGGEEFILILHEESLEKALALVEEIRVSISQTKIAEMDNHSVTVSIGLHEHLPGESKGTSFQEADQALYESKNSGKNKTTIR; from the coding sequence ATGCTCAATGTGTATTGGGTGTTATGTATACTAGCGCTTACTTGTCAATACACGATATTTGCTCTCCAAAATACTTCACCGGAAGATACCTTTTTCACAAACCGACTATTTACTTATGACATCCTGGTACAAAACATATTTCTGCTTGTCGTTATGGTATCCCTTGAAGTCATTATCCGCTATGCGAACCGCTTTATCGAAAAAGCACTCATTATCGGCGCTCATCTCATTACGATGAGCTTCTTATTTTTTTTAAATGCACAGCTCTTAACGGCACCTGCCTTGCTGCTGCTACCGATGCTGATAACGATTTTATTTTTGCGGCCGTATTATTTGTTTGTTTCGCTGCTCGTCTCCATGCTGTACCTGTTTTATATTTATTTTTCTTATTATTATGAAGATGTATTTAATACGCTTGATGCCCTTTTCTATGCGGGCATTTTGGTTGCGACAGCGCTTCTAGGATTCGCAATTATCCAACGGGCGAGAGGCTTGCTTGTCACGCTCAACCGGACGCTGAAATCCGAGCAGGAGCTGCTGATTAAAAATATCGTGATGGATCGAATGTCGAAAATCGACCCGCTCACCGATCTTTATAACCATAAAACGTTTCACGAATATGCGGAAAAGCTCATTGAGTACCAAGAGGCTAATCCGTTCAACTTCCAGCTAGCGATTATAGACATCGACAACTTCAAGCATGTCAACGATACGTATGGGCATTGGGTTGGCGATATTACGCTGAAGCAGATGGCGGCAACGCTGCTGAAGCACTTGAAAACCGATGATTTTGCCGCCCGTTATGGCGGTGAGGAATTTATTCTCATCCTTCATGAAGAGAGCTTGGAGAAGGCGCTTGCGCTCGTGGAGGAAATTCGCGTCTCCATCTCCCAGACCAAAATCGCCGAAATGGACAATCATTCCGTCACCGTCAGCATCGGCCTGCATGAGCATCTTCCTGGCGAATCCAAAGGAACGAGCTTTCAGGAAGCGGATCAAGCTC
- a CDS encoding ABC transporter transmembrane domain-containing protein, which produces MFIVLKKLGWFFKMDWKRYAIAGVLLILVGVLDIIPPWMTGYAIDGISQGSLADKEFYFIIVGWIAITIVGYIMSYIWFYQLFGGSFLLERIMRSQLMKHFMKMSPTFFERNRTGDLMARATNDLKAVSNTAGFGILTLIDSTFFMVTILAVMIATISFKLTLAALLPLPLMALAMSYFGGKIHHRFMEAQDSFGELNDQVLEAVSGVRVIRAFVQEEASQQQFSRKTDEVYEKNIEVARIDALFEPTMKILIGLSYLIGLCYGGYMVFKSEITLGELVSFNIYLGMLIWPMLAIGELINVMQRGNASLDRVNESLNYKPDVKDAADLVAVEEPETIAFRKVTFRYPSSKVDNLVNVSFAIRKGQTLGIVGRTGSGKTTLLKQLLREYPIGSGEISVSNVPIDKLEIQRLLGWIGYVPQQPVLFSRSIRHNIWFGKKGEASDADLQRALERASFAKDIQFLPDGLETMVGEKGVALSGGQKQRVSIARALIADPEILMLDDALSAVDGKTEAEIIEGIRTERAGKTTLITTHRLSAIQHADWIIVLDEGRIVQEGTHEELLRAGGWYREQYDRQQLESSIES; this is translated from the coding sequence ATGTTTATCGTACTTAAGAAGCTTGGATGGTTTTTCAAAATGGATTGGAAGCGCTACGCGATAGCGGGCGTACTGCTGATTTTGGTTGGCGTACTGGATATTATTCCGCCTTGGATGACGGGCTATGCCATCGATGGCATTTCGCAAGGCTCACTTGCGGACAAAGAGTTTTATTTCATCATTGTCGGCTGGATTGCCATTACCATTGTAGGCTACATTATGTCCTATATTTGGTTTTATCAATTGTTTGGCGGCTCGTTCCTTCTGGAGCGCATTATGCGTTCCCAACTGATGAAGCATTTTATGAAAATGTCGCCGACCTTCTTTGAACGCAATCGTACTGGCGATTTGATGGCTCGGGCAACGAACGACTTGAAGGCGGTGTCGAACACAGCGGGCTTCGGCATATTGACGCTCATTGACTCGACCTTCTTTATGGTGACCATTCTCGCGGTTATGATTGCTACAATCAGCTTCAAGCTGACGCTGGCTGCGCTGCTGCCACTGCCGCTTATGGCACTGGCGATGAGCTATTTCGGCGGCAAAATCCACCACCGCTTCATGGAAGCGCAGGATTCCTTCGGCGAGCTGAATGACCAGGTGCTGGAGGCGGTGTCTGGCGTGCGCGTCATTCGCGCCTTCGTACAGGAGGAAGCGAGCCAGCAGCAGTTCAGCCGCAAGACGGACGAAGTGTATGAGAAAAATATTGAGGTGGCCCGCATCGATGCGCTGTTCGAGCCAACGATGAAAATTCTCATCGGCCTCAGCTATTTAATCGGTCTTTGCTACGGCGGCTACATGGTGTTCAAGAGTGAAATTACGCTGGGCGAGCTGGTTTCGTTCAATATTTACTTGGGGATGCTCATCTGGCCGATGCTTGCGATCGGAGAATTGATCAACGTTATGCAGCGGGGCAATGCTTCGCTTGATCGGGTCAACGAATCACTGAACTATAAACCGGATGTAAAGGATGCTGCAGATTTAGTCGCAGTGGAAGAGCCGGAGACGATTGCATTCCGTAAGGTGACGTTCCGCTATCCTTCGTCGAAGGTCGATAATTTGGTCAATGTTTCCTTCGCGATCCGCAAAGGCCAGACGCTGGGCATTGTTGGCCGCACAGGCAGCGGCAAGACGACGCTGCTCAAGCAGCTTCTGAGGGAATATCCAATTGGCAGCGGAGAGATCTCCGTCTCGAATGTGCCCATCGACAAGCTGGAAATTCAGCGCTTGCTCGGCTGGATCGGCTATGTGCCGCAGCAGCCGGTGCTGTTCTCCCGTTCGATTCGCCACAATATTTGGTTCGGGAAGAAGGGCGAGGCCAGCGATGCTGATTTGCAGCGTGCGCTGGAGCGTGCTTCCTTTGCCAAGGATATTCAGTTTTTGCCGGATGGGTTGGAAACGATGGTCGGTGAGAAGGGTGTTGCCCTTTCAGGTGGGCAGAAGCAGCGTGTGAGTATTGCGCGTGCGCTTATCGCAGATCCGGAAATTCTAATGCTCGATGATGCGCTGTCTGCCGTAGACGGCAAGACGGAGGCGGAAATTATTGAGGGCATCCGCACAGAGCGTGCGGGCAAAACAACGCTCATTACGACGCACCGCTTGTCTGCGATTCAGCATGCGGATTGGATTATCGTGCTCGATGAAGGACGTATCGTGCAGGAAGGCACGCATGAGGAGCTGCTGCGAGCGGGCGGCTGGTACAGGGAGCAATATGATCGCCAGCAGCTGGAGTCGAGTATTGAGTCCTAA
- a CDS encoding ABC transporter ATP-binding protein: MGLTGKRLFQYAMLYKKPIIGALVLLLLAVTAELAGPFIAKRMIDQNILGIEKTWYETAKQDSFAVEHNGKWYKRVDHLSAEEPKGDSVRILQSGRTFYWLEGQLPFEDGKRKVEGEQMTFTSKATGEVVAFPVTALSAKELFAFYKPETPGIIKLAALYCVLLLIGGFLTYGQRLLLQTSANSIVRRMRNDVFEHTQRLPVNYYDTLAAGQVVSRITNDTEAVRELYVSVLANFFSAIIYMSAIYVALFVLDWRLALFALPLVPLLLVWIKVYRRYAAHYNKVIRAKLSEINGMINEAIQGMPIIQAFRRQKEMMEEFDELNDHYFKFQNKLLHLNSITSHNMVQVIRNIMFLVVIWMFWGNWFGTVLLVGTLYAFIDLMNRMFQPIVGVVNQLSNLETARVSAERVFKLMDEEGIDVATGKIERYKGEVQFKDVTFAYKKEDYVLKKISFVARQGETVALVGHTGSGKSSILNLLFRFYDIKQGSILIDGRDVRDIPKQQLRQHMGIVLQDPFLFTGTIASNVSLGNPEISRERVEQALRDVGAYEMFMQFPGGIDAPVIEKGSTLSAGQRQLISFARALAYDPAILILDEATASIDTETEAIIQKALDVLKKGRTTFVIAHRLSTIRQADQILVLDHGEIVERGNHDQLMEHSGKYFAMYQLQLGAPVTA, encoded by the coding sequence ATGGGCTTAACAGGTAAACGATTGTTTCAATACGCCATGCTATATAAGAAGCCGATTATTGGAGCTCTTGTGCTGCTGCTGTTAGCGGTAACCGCAGAGCTCGCAGGACCGTTCATCGCCAAGCGCATGATCGACCAAAACATACTTGGCATTGAGAAGACATGGTATGAGACGGCGAAGCAGGACAGCTTCGCGGTTGAGCATAATGGAAAATGGTACAAACGCGTGGATCACCTGTCGGCTGAAGAGCCAAAAGGCGACAGCGTGCGAATATTGCAGTCGGGAAGAACGTTTTATTGGCTTGAAGGGCAGCTGCCCTTCGAGGATGGAAAGCGCAAGGTAGAGGGCGAGCAGATGACCTTCACGAGCAAAGCAACAGGAGAGGTGGTTGCTTTTCCTGTAACCGCATTGTCTGCAAAAGAGCTGTTTGCCTTCTACAAGCCAGAGACGCCTGGCATTATAAAGCTTGCGGCGCTTTATTGCGTGCTGCTGCTCATAGGCGGATTTTTGACTTATGGCCAAAGGCTGCTGCTGCAAACGTCAGCGAACAGCATCGTCCGCCGCATGCGTAATGATGTATTCGAGCATACGCAGCGGCTGCCCGTCAATTATTACGATACACTGGCCGCAGGCCAAGTCGTATCGCGCATCACGAATGACACCGAAGCGGTACGGGAGCTATATGTTTCGGTATTGGCAAACTTTTTCTCGGCTATCATTTATATGTCGGCGATCTATGTGGCCTTGTTCGTACTCGACTGGCGTCTGGCCTTGTTCGCGTTGCCGCTTGTGCCGCTGCTGCTCGTATGGATCAAGGTATATCGCCGTTACGCGGCGCATTACAATAAGGTTATTCGAGCAAAGCTGAGCGAAATTAACGGCATGATCAATGAGGCTATTCAAGGAATGCCGATCATTCAAGCTTTCCGCCGCCAGAAAGAGATGATGGAGGAATTTGATGAGCTGAATGATCATTATTTTAAATTTCAAAACAAGCTGCTTCATTTAAACTCCATCACCTCGCATAATATGGTTCAGGTCATCCGCAACATTATGTTTCTTGTGGTCATTTGGATGTTCTGGGGCAATTGGTTCGGCACGGTGCTGCTCGTCGGTACGCTGTATGCTTTTATTGATCTCATGAACCGGATGTTCCAGCCGATCGTCGGCGTAGTGAACCAGCTCTCCAATCTGGAGACGGCACGCGTATCGGCAGAGCGCGTCTTCAAGCTAATGGATGAGGAAGGCATTGACGTTGCAACGGGCAAAATCGAGCGCTACAAGGGCGAAGTGCAGTTCAAGGACGTCACCTTCGCCTATAAAAAAGAAGATTATGTGCTCAAGAAGATTTCCTTCGTTGCTCGCCAAGGCGAGACGGTAGCGCTCGTGGGGCATACCGGCTCTGGCAAAAGCTCGATTCTCAACCTGTTGTTCCGGTTCTATGATATAAAACAAGGCAGCATCTTAATTGATGGCCGCGATGTACGGGATATTCCGAAGCAGCAGCTGCGCCAGCATATGGGCATCGTGCTGCAGGACCCGTTCCTGTTCACGGGAACCATCGCGTCGAACGTCAGCCTAGGCAACCCGGAAATTAGCCGGGAGCGGGTAGAGCAGGCGCTGCGCGATGTAGGCGCCTACGAGATGTTTATGCAGTTCCCCGGCGGCATCGATGCGCCGGTTATCGAGAAGGGCAGCACGCTGTCTGCGGGACAGCGCCAGCTGATTTCTTTTGCAAGGGCGCTCGCGTATGACCCGGCGATTCTGATTTTGGATGAAGCGACTGCGAGCATTGATACGGAGACGGAAGCGATTATTCAGAAGGCGCTGGATGTGCTCAAAAAAGGGCGCACGACGTTCGTTATTGCCCATCGCCTATCGACGATTCGCCAGGCCGATCAAATTTTGGTGCTGGATCATGGCGAGATCGTTGAGCGGGGCAACCATGATCAATTGATGGAGCATAGCGGCAAATACTTCGCCATGTATCAATTGCAGCTAGGAGCGCCAGTAACGGCGTAG
- a CDS encoding MarR family transcriptional regulator, protein MLDRKLMLDIIARYEATYLAVNRQINSLFREAMPEGLTVEQYSVLRYLRTQGKTNSSELADTFCVGRSSITALTTRLFDKQLIERQQDPKDRRVTYLKLLPAGEQLTDQSELKIQEMLAMHIQHFDEQEALQFITTYEKLANVMSGTYGIEGGETEQ, encoded by the coding sequence ATGTTAGATCGAAAGCTGATGCTGGACATTATTGCGCGTTATGAAGCGACCTACTTAGCTGTCAATCGTCAGATAAATAGCTTGTTCCGGGAGGCGATGCCGGAGGGGCTTACGGTCGAGCAATATTCGGTGCTTCGTTATTTGCGTACGCAGGGAAAGACGAACTCTTCCGAGCTTGCGGATACGTTTTGTGTAGGACGAAGCTCCATTACGGCACTAACGACACGTTTATTCGATAAGCAGCTTATTGAACGGCAGCAGGACCCGAAGGACAGGCGAGTTACCTATTTGAAGCTTTTGCCAGCGGGTGAGCAGCTGACCGATCAATCTGAATTGAAAATTCAAGAGATGCTGGCCATGCATATTCAGCATTTTGATGAGCAGGAAGCGCTGCAGTTTATTACTACTTATGAGAAGCTGGCTAATGTTATGTCTGGCACGTATGGGATAGAAGGAGGGGAAACCGAGCAATGA
- a CDS encoding MMPL family transporter has protein sequence MKTVIKLRWVLMLVWLLVTVGLMVSAPNMEGLVREKGQVSVPQGYSSTIAEKMIEEIGGKDAGNGSSTVLVFHDPEGLSDADLAAAKQGVEKLKAGKEQYHITSITTHFDTEELKKQMLSEDGKTLLVLVKVDTSSGDLSGIREGLYGAVADVPLTHYYTGGWIIGDDVASSAQEGLKKTEFITVGFILIILFLVFRSAVAPIVPLLTVGFTYLLSQSIVAFLVEYFDFPLSNFTQIFLVAVLFGIGTDYCILLISRFKEELAHRGGDIQESILAAYKTAGKTVLFSGLAVFVGFASIGFSTFVLYRSAVAVAIGIAILLIALFTIVPFFMSVLGAKLFWPSKGSLEHKESGLWGAVGSFSLRKPLWALVVVIVLTVPFLVAYKGNVSFNSLDEIGDKYDSVKAFNLISESFGPGESLPSTVVVKTAVPMDTTDGLATIEQITRELSKVEGVALVRSATRPTGEELDDLMVSDQVGTLKDGLDKGEEGLGKISSGLAEASAKLSENEPKLNEAAEGAGKLAAGTKDLKSGIVQLGDGLKRIQQGLNDGSAGAGELAEGLKQAKTSADQLAAASKELLANYEKLEAGLGQLSQAYGGIAAGQQQLAGGLADLHKGISGLGQKYPELAADADYAQVLGAASQMEQTATVLSEQLTQMNGQLGGITDGLKQANGGLSQASAGQGELAKGLEKLAQGISQLQQGIAQAAAGQGQIVTKVPDITKGADQLASGQSDLQAGFADLNGQLSQLTDGLDQSVDGITQVSDGLGSAKSYLSELGSSPNKQMTGWFIPEEAIEKPEFQQALDVYMSEDRMSAKFDVIFSGNPYDMATMAKIEDLNAAVGRALQGTAYAQADYAVGGVTSSNHDLNNISNEDYSRTMMLMLVGITIILILLFRSIVMPLYLMASLLLTFYTSMAITEVIFVRLLGNSGISWAVPFFGFVMLVALGIDYSIFLMDRFREYRDLSPTQAILKAMKSMGGVIMSAAIILGGTFAAMLPSGVMSLLQIATLVLCGLFMYALIMLPLFIPVMVRMFGKANYWPFMNESEQEVRYAASKDISHHS, from the coding sequence ATGAAGACGGTAATAAAGCTAAGATGGGTACTCATGCTCGTATGGCTGCTTGTCACAGTCGGATTAATGGTGAGCGCGCCGAATATGGAAGGACTCGTTCGTGAAAAAGGGCAAGTATCTGTCCCTCAAGGGTATTCTTCCACGATTGCCGAGAAAATGATTGAGGAGATTGGCGGCAAGGATGCGGGCAATGGCTCTTCGACCGTGCTTGTGTTCCATGATCCAGAGGGCTTGTCCGATGCAGACTTGGCTGCGGCCAAGCAAGGCGTGGAGAAGCTGAAGGCTGGCAAGGAACAATATCATATTACGTCGATTACGACGCATTTTGATACGGAAGAGCTTAAGAAGCAAATGCTGTCCGAGGATGGCAAGACGCTGCTTGTGCTTGTGAAGGTGGATACCTCAAGTGGCGATTTGTCCGGTATAAGAGAGGGACTATACGGCGCCGTTGCGGATGTCCCATTGACGCACTACTATACAGGCGGCTGGATTATCGGTGACGATGTTGCATCCAGCGCGCAAGAGGGCCTGAAGAAGACGGAGTTTATAACCGTTGGCTTTATTTTGATTATTTTGTTCCTCGTATTTCGTTCGGCCGTGGCGCCGATTGTACCTTTGCTGACGGTGGGCTTTACCTATTTGCTGTCCCAATCCATCGTTGCCTTTCTTGTAGAATATTTTGATTTTCCGCTTTCGAATTTTACGCAAATTTTCCTCGTTGCTGTCTTATTCGGGATCGGTACGGATTATTGCATTTTGCTGATCAGCCGCTTTAAGGAAGAGCTGGCGCATCGGGGCGGAGATATTCAGGAATCGATTTTGGCAGCCTATAAGACAGCGGGCAAAACGGTCTTGTTTTCTGGCCTTGCAGTATTTGTCGGTTTTGCCTCTATCGGTTTTTCGACCTTCGTGCTGTACCGCTCGGCGGTTGCGGTTGCGATCGGCATTGCGATTTTGCTGATTGCGTTGTTTACGATTGTGCCGTTCTTTATGTCGGTGCTTGGCGCCAAGCTGTTCTGGCCGTCGAAAGGCTCGCTTGAGCATAAGGAGAGCGGGCTTTGGGGAGCGGTTGGCAGCTTCTCGCTGCGCAAGCCGCTTTGGGCGCTCGTTGTCGTTATCGTTCTGACGGTTCCTTTTCTAGTGGCGTACAAAGGCAATGTTTCCTTTAACTCGCTCGATGAAATTGGCGACAAATACGATTCGGTGAAAGCTTTTAACCTGATTTCGGAAAGCTTCGGGCCTGGTGAATCACTGCCTTCGACGGTTGTGGTGAAAACAGCTGTACCGATGGATACAACGGATGGGCTGGCTACCATTGAACAAATTACCCGTGAGCTTTCGAAGGTGGAAGGCGTGGCGCTTGTTCGCAGTGCGACTCGTCCAACAGGCGAAGAGCTTGACGATCTCATGGTATCTGATCAAGTGGGCACGCTGAAGGACGGCCTCGACAAAGGCGAGGAAGGCCTTGGGAAAATAAGCAGCGGGCTTGCTGAAGCGAGCGCCAAGCTGAGCGAAAATGAGCCAAAGCTTAATGAAGCTGCGGAAGGCGCAGGCAAGCTTGCTGCGGGAACGAAGGATTTGAAAAGCGGCATTGTACAGCTTGGAGATGGCTTGAAACGCATTCAGCAAGGGCTGAATGATGGCTCCGCTGGAGCAGGTGAGCTTGCTGAGGGCTTGAAGCAGGCGAAAACGAGCGCCGATCAACTGGCAGCAGCCAGCAAAGAGCTGTTGGCGAATTATGAAAAGCTGGAAGCAGGCTTAGGCCAGCTATCACAAGCCTACGGCGGCATTGCGGCTGGGCAGCAGCAGCTGGCAGGAGGGCTCGCTGATCTTCACAAAGGCATCAGCGGCTTAGGTCAGAAGTATCCTGAGCTGGCAGCCGATGCTGATTATGCGCAGGTGCTAGGCGCAGCTTCCCAGATGGAACAGACGGCGACAGTGCTCAGTGAGCAATTGACGCAAATGAATGGACAGCTGGGCGGCATTACAGATGGCCTGAAGCAGGCGAACGGGGGACTTTCCCAAGCTTCAGCGGGCCAAGGCGAGCTTGCGAAAGGCTTGGAGAAGCTGGCACAAGGCATTTCCCAGCTTCAGCAGGGTATTGCTCAAGCCGCGGCTGGCCAAGGCCAAATTGTAACGAAGGTTCCTGACATAACGAAGGGCGCTGACCAGCTGGCAAGCGGGCAATCCGATTTGCAAGCAGGCTTTGCCGATCTGAACGGCCAGCTCAGCCAGCTGACGGATGGACTGGATCAAAGCGTGGATGGCATCACGCAGGTTAGCGACGGGCTTGGGTCAGCGAAGAGCTACTTGAGCGAGCTCGGCTCCTCGCCAAACAAGCAGATGACGGGCTGGTTTATTCCAGAGGAAGCGATTGAGAAGCCGGAATTCCAGCAGGCTCTTGATGTTTATATGTCCGAAGACCGGATGAGCGCTAAATTCGATGTTATTTTTAGCGGCAACCCGTATGATATGGCGACAATGGCGAAAATCGAAGATTTGAATGCCGCAGTTGGTCGTGCGCTGCAAGGCACAGCTTATGCACAGGCTGATTATGCGGTAGGTGGAGTGACGAGCTCCAATCATGATTTGAACAATATTTCGAATGAGGACTACTCTCGTACGATGATGCTGATGCTGGTCGGTATTACGATTATTTTGATTTTGTTGTTCCGTTCCATTGTTATGCCGCTTTATTTGATGGCATCGCTTTTGTTGACCTTCTATACGTCAATGGCGATAACAGAAGTGATTTTCGTTCGCTTGCTCGGCAACTCGGGCATCAGCTGGGCAGTTCCGTTCTTCGGTTTCGTTATGCTGGTTGCGCTGGGCATCGACTATAGCATTTTCCTAATGGACCGTTTCCGGGAATATCGCGATCTTTCGCCGACCCAGGCGATTTTGAAAGCGATGAAGAGCATGGGCGGCGTCATTATGTCGGCTGCGATTATTCTGGGTGGTACCTTTGCGGCGATGCTGCCTTCAGGCGTAATGTCCTTGCTGCAAATCGCAACACTCGTATTATGCGGATTGTTCATGTACGCGCTCATTATGCTGCCGCTGTTCATTCCAGTCATGGTGCGCATGTTTGGCAAAGCCAACTACTGGCCGTTTATGAATGAGAGTGAGCAAGAGGTTCGTTATGCAGCGTCCAAGGACATTTCTCATCATTCCTGA